The proteins below come from a single Deinococcus budaensis genomic window:
- a CDS encoding glycoside hydrolase family 125 protein, whose protein sequence is MRRTQTSLERLVQDVARDLAGWPDVVRVFARCLPNTLETTVTRRPDGTTFVITGDIPAMWLRDSTAQVWPYVALSAHDPDLRGMLAGLIRGQARCVLLDPYANAFNAEPRGPGHADLPEPHPLVWERKFELDSLLYPLRLAHGYWRATGDTSPLHGEFREAARLILATLRGEQRHAGGGSPYRFHRPNPVLPTDNLPNGGEGNPIGYTGMVWSAFRPSDDACTYNYHVPGNMMAAVELGHLAEIARRVWEDGELAQEALALGGEIAAGIERFGVVDHPAFGRLYAYETDGLGRHLLMDDANVPSLLSLPYLGYRPAGDPVYANTRRFVLSPANPHFYAGAHASGVGSPHTPPGYVWPIALGMAGLTAPPGPEREEALLTLARTTAGTDLMHESFDPGDPAAFTRPWFGWANSVFAELVLAQVRSAARRP, encoded by the coding sequence ATGAGGCGGACCCAGACCAGCCTGGAACGCCTGGTGCAAGACGTCGCGCGCGACCTCGCCGGGTGGCCCGACGTGGTGCGGGTCTTTGCGCGCTGCCTGCCCAACACGCTGGAGACCACCGTCACGCGGCGGCCGGACGGCACCACCTTCGTGATCACGGGGGATATCCCGGCGATGTGGCTGCGCGACTCCACGGCGCAGGTCTGGCCCTACGTGGCCCTGAGCGCCCACGACCCGGACCTGCGCGGGATGCTGGCGGGCCTGATCCGGGGGCAGGCCCGCTGCGTCTTGCTGGACCCCTACGCCAACGCCTTCAACGCCGAGCCGCGCGGCCCCGGGCACGCGGACCTGCCCGAGCCTCATCCGCTGGTCTGGGAGCGCAAGTTCGAACTCGACTCGCTGCTTTACCCCCTGCGCCTCGCGCACGGGTACTGGCGGGCAACCGGCGACACCTCGCCCCTGCACGGCGAGTTCCGGGAGGCCGCCCGCCTCATCCTCGCCACCCTGCGGGGCGAGCAGCGGCACGCCGGGGGAGGCAGCCCCTACCGCTTCCATCGCCCCAATCCCGTGCTGCCCACCGACAACCTGCCGAACGGTGGAGAAGGAAACCCGATCGGCTATACGGGCATGGTCTGGTCGGCCTTCCGCCCCAGCGACGACGCCTGCACCTACAACTACCACGTGCCCGGCAACATGATGGCCGCCGTGGAGCTGGGCCACCTCGCCGAGATCGCGCGGAGGGTCTGGGAAGACGGGGAACTGGCGCAAGAAGCCCTGGCCCTGGGCGGCGAGATCGCGGCGGGCATCGAGCGCTTCGGCGTGGTGGACCACCCGGCGTTCGGGCGCCTCTACGCCTACGAGACCGACGGGCTGGGCCGCCACCTGCTGATGGACGACGCGAACGTGCCCAGCCTGCTCTCTCTCCCCTACCTGGGCTACCGGCCCGCCGGGGACCCGGTGTATGCCAACACCCGCCGCTTTGTCCTGAGTCCCGCCAACCCGCACTTTTACGCGGGTGCCCACGCGAGCGGGGTGGGCAGCCCCCACACGCCCCCCGGGTACGTGTGGCCCATCGCGCTGGGGATGGCGGGCCTGACCGCCCCGCCCGGCCCGGAGCGCGAAGAGGCGCTGCTCACCCTGGCGCGCACGACGGCGGGCACCGACCTGATGCACGAATCCTTTGACCCCGGCGACCCCGCCGCCTTTACCCGCCCGTGGTTCGGCTGGGCCAACAGCGTGTTCGCCGAGCTGGTGCTGGCGCAGGTCCGCAGCGCGGCGCGGCGCCCGTAG
- a CDS encoding carbohydrate ABC transporter permease has protein sequence MLARKRVKPLGVLGDVLFYGGLTLVALVMALPFYWMVVTSLKPNADIFRDPVQWWPERVTFEHYVKAFTTVPFARYFYNSFVMAALGVLANLFLGSLAGYAFARLRFPGREALFRMKLASLLVPGIITLIPTFIILRTFPLVGGNDLAGQGGYGLLNSYWAVVLPGAAGAFAVFFMRQFFRTLPDDLVDAARVDGASEFLIFWRIYLPLCRPALATLGIFTFQAGWNLFLWPLIVFNDPDMATVQMGLQSFSFNHTTDYGPLMAASVVVSLPVLLVFVFAQRYFTQSIAFTGTK, from the coding sequence ATGCTGGCGAGAAAACGGGTCAAACCCCTCGGCGTGCTGGGCGACGTGCTGTTCTACGGCGGCCTGACCCTGGTCGCGCTGGTGATGGCGCTGCCCTTTTACTGGATGGTCGTCACGTCCCTCAAGCCCAACGCCGACATCTTCCGCGACCCGGTCCAGTGGTGGCCCGAGCGGGTGACCTTCGAGCACTACGTCAAGGCCTTTACGACCGTCCCCTTCGCCCGCTACTTCTACAACTCGTTCGTGATGGCGGCGCTGGGGGTGCTCGCCAACCTCTTTTTGGGGTCGCTGGCAGGGTACGCCTTTGCCCGGCTGCGCTTTCCGGGGCGCGAGGCGCTGTTCCGGATGAAGCTCGCCTCGCTGCTGGTGCCGGGAATCATCACCCTGATTCCGACCTTCATCATCCTGCGGACCTTTCCGCTGGTGGGCGGCAACGACCTCGCCGGGCAGGGGGGCTACGGCCTGCTGAACTCCTACTGGGCGGTCGTGCTGCCGGGGGCAGCCGGGGCTTTTGCGGTCTTCTTCATGCGGCAGTTTTTCCGCACCCTGCCCGACGACCTGGTGGACGCGGCGCGGGTGGACGGGGCGTCGGAGTTTCTGATCTTCTGGCGCATCTACCTGCCGCTGTGCCGCCCGGCGCTCGCCACGCTGGGGATCTTCACCTTTCAGGCGGGGTGGAACCTCTTTTTGTGGCCGCTGATCGTCTTCAACGACCCCGACATGGCGACCGTGCAGATGGGCCTGCAATCGTTCAGCTTCAACCACACCACCGACTACGGGCCGCTGATGGCCGCCTCGGTCGTGGTGTCGCTGCCGGTGCTGCTGGTGTTCGTGTTCGCGCAGCGCTACTTTACCCAGTCCATCGCCTTTACGGGGACGAAATGA
- a CDS encoding ABC transporter permease subunit, with amino-acid sequence MTLHKTTTPATSPPRPARRRSRLLRPEARAALLFISPAMGLFLLFTVAPVVFAFVLSFSRYDILTPVRWVGLANYARLLTDDLFWLGVRNVGFYALLYVPSMIACSLGLALALSRPKPGMVFFRTLFYIPAVTSSVAGATVWSWMLQRDYGVVNQVLGAFGIQGPAWLANSDTAMYAIVFVTLWQGLGGSIIIYLAGLAGVPRYLYEAAALDGATPWQSFRFITLPTLRTTTFFVTFMTLIGAFQLFDQAYVMTQGGPGYATTTAVYQIYQNGFTQLQMGYASAQAFVLALAILVVSLLNLRLNRDSGVT; translated from the coding sequence GTGACGCTGCACAAAACGACCACCCCGGCGACCAGTCCTCCCCGGCCCGCCCGGCGCCGCTCGCGCCTGCTGCGCCCGGAGGCCCGCGCCGCCCTGCTGTTCATCTCGCCCGCGATGGGCCTCTTTCTGCTGTTCACGGTGGCGCCCGTGGTGTTCGCGTTCGTGCTGAGCTTCTCGCGCTACGACATCCTCACGCCGGTCCGCTGGGTGGGCCTCGCCAACTACGCGCGGCTGCTCACCGACGACCTGTTCTGGCTGGGCGTGCGCAACGTGGGCTTTTACGCGCTGCTGTACGTGCCCTCCATGATCGCCTGTTCGCTGGGCCTCGCGCTGGCGCTCAGCCGCCCCAAGCCGGGGATGGTCTTTTTCCGCACCCTGTTCTATATCCCCGCCGTCACGTCGAGCGTGGCGGGGGCGACCGTGTGGTCGTGGATGCTTCAGCGGGACTACGGGGTGGTGAATCAGGTGCTGGGCGCGTTCGGCATCCAGGGACCGGCCTGGCTCGCCAACTCGGATACGGCGATGTACGCCATCGTCTTCGTGACCCTCTGGCAGGGGCTGGGTGGCAGCATCATCATCTACCTCGCCGGGCTGGCCGGGGTGCCGCGGTACCTCTACGAGGCGGCGGCCCTCGACGGCGCGACCCCCTGGCAGAGTTTCCGGTTCATCACCCTGCCGACCCTGCGGACCACGACCTTTTTCGTGACCTTTATGACGCTGATCGGCGCCTTTCAGCTGTTCGACCAGGCCTACGTGATGACCCAGGGCGGCCCCGGCTACGCGACCACGACCGCCGTGTACCAGATCTACCAAAACGGCTTCACCCAGCTTCAGATGGGGTACGCCTCGGCGCAGGCCTTTGTGCTGGCGCTCGCCATTCTGGTGGTCAGCCTGCTCAACCTGCGCCTGAACCGCGACTCGGGGGTGACGTGA